From Salipiger profundus, a single genomic window includes:
- a CDS encoding helix-turn-helix transcriptional regulator, whose product MNRITLADIDRGLRSGIEDFATTLPPERVVLSGARVGTSLPSGLCINLQDTFVEASFETRLIRPANVALHLMLEGSVSAWLDGAPLTFGRAPGRPPQIVFSALDRPAAFHRRFEHGQRLRKVTVLVSWDWLAERGISRQAFMQGGPRRDERWPALPQDIADAEALLAGGAENGALQIFEREAFAMRLVSRAMARLAPGQTGLRGHERDKLARMEALAARPGPLPALAEIAAAGGVSQSTMRRLFRRAHGAPVLTRLRALRMERAAEALDTGATVAEAARLAGYESAPAFATAFRQTMGTSPSRYAGTRRGSLA is encoded by the coding sequence ATGAACCGGATCACGCTTGCAGACATCGACCGCGGACTGCGCAGCGGTATCGAGGATTTCGCCACGACGCTGCCGCCAGAGCGCGTCGTGCTGAGCGGCGCGCGCGTCGGGACATCGTTGCCGTCGGGCCTCTGCATCAACCTTCAGGACACCTTCGTCGAAGCGAGTTTCGAAACCCGGCTCATACGCCCCGCCAACGTCGCGCTGCACCTGATGCTCGAGGGCAGCGTCTCGGCATGGCTGGACGGCGCGCCGCTGACCTTCGGCCGCGCACCGGGGCGGCCTCCGCAGATCGTGTTCAGCGCGCTCGACCGGCCGGCGGCGTTCCATCGGCGCTTCGAGCATGGCCAGCGCCTGCGCAAGGTGACGGTCCTCGTCTCATGGGACTGGCTCGCCGAACGGGGGATCTCGCGGCAGGCGTTCATGCAGGGCGGGCCCCGGCGAGACGAACGCTGGCCGGCATTGCCGCAGGACATCGCGGACGCCGAGGCGCTGCTCGCGGGCGGCGCAGAGAACGGCGCACTGCAAATCTTCGAGCGAGAGGCCTTTGCCATGCGGCTGGTCAGCCGTGCGATGGCGCGCCTTGCGCCGGGGCAGACCGGTCTGCGGGGGCATGAACGGGACAAGCTGGCAAGGATGGAGGCGCTGGCCGCGCGCCCCGGCCCCCTGCCCGCGCTTGCCGAGATCGCGGCGGCGGGCGGTGTCAGCCAGTCCACCATGCGGCGCCTCTTCCGGCGCGCGCATGGCGCCCCGGTGCTGACCCGCCTGCGGGCGCTGCGGATGGAGCGCGCGGCCGAGGCGCTCGACACCGGGGCGACGGTCGCCGAGGCCGCGCGACTTGCCGGCTACGAAAGCGCCCCGGCCTTCGCCACCGCCTTTCGGCAGACCATGGGCACGAGCCCGTCGCGATACGCCGGAACCCGCAGGGGCTCTTTGGCGTGA
- a CDS encoding TonB-dependent siderophore receptor — MTSLSHPSTRVALLLTTALSTPAVAQDSVYLGELQIDGASYETEDSNSYTTDLISVGEKATMGPREVPQSTTVITRKQIEDGGYTALEDALADTPGIMILNNDTGRSSIFSRGYEFDYLYFDGLPAPVSSIYGTQPDLSIVDHVEVLKGPAGLFIGTGEPAGSINMRLKQATATELKGYTTLSADSNGQGRVEVDVSDALNEDGTLRGRFVAAYGDGESFVDGVENGVQSYYGTLAWDVTPDTELTFSLSHMERDIAPFNGLPAYADNDLIWTDVDATTAPDWNDFDNETTDAVLAAEHFLAGGGRVKFSMRRSWQDADMLYGYSGSSADADNTISSLSWLAREFDQDSLALDLHAELPFALGGWDATAIVGADWQKVESTMSGARGSISGSWDLDDWNAGAIAKPAYSYSSRTETETTSTGLYSQVRVKPIDALTLIGGARLSWYDGTVDTTNLSTGAVSSESYDVEAKVTPFAGFTYDVTPEATVYGSYSEIFIPQSEVDSGGDLLDPIEGRQYELGVKARLAYGLDVSAALFDLREVNRPLQIVGENYYEAEEEVSSRGIELEAAGEVMPGLHLAAGYTYTDTEYLNGANEGDAFSTYTPEHMFKLTGSYDFTEGALEGWSFGGRVTRMSEFSSRGVEAPAYTTVDLMASKSWDNGLVMRAGVDNVFDEEYYSRVGSATVFNFRGEPRTFNVSLTKSF; from the coding sequence ATGACATCGCTCAGCCATCCATCCACGCGCGTCGCGCTCCTGCTTACGACCGCGCTGTCGACGCCCGCCGTTGCGCAGGACAGCGTCTATCTCGGCGAGCTGCAGATCGACGGGGCCAGTTACGAAACCGAGGATAGCAACAGCTACACCACCGACCTGATCTCGGTCGGGGAGAAGGCGACGATGGGACCGCGCGAGGTGCCCCAGTCGACCACGGTGATCACGCGCAAGCAGATCGAGGACGGCGGCTATACCGCGCTCGAGGATGCGCTGGCCGACACGCCGGGCATCATGATCCTCAATAACGATACCGGCCGCTCGTCGATCTTCTCGCGCGGCTACGAGTTCGACTATCTCTATTTCGATGGTCTTCCCGCGCCGGTGAGCTCGATCTACGGCACCCAGCCCGACCTTTCCATCGTCGACCACGTCGAGGTGCTCAAGGGACCGGCGGGTCTGTTCATCGGCACCGGTGAGCCGGCGGGCTCGATCAACATGCGGCTCAAGCAGGCCACGGCGACCGAGCTCAAGGGCTACACGACGCTCTCGGCCGATTCCAATGGCCAGGGGCGCGTCGAGGTCGACGTGTCGGACGCGCTGAACGAGGACGGCACCCTGCGCGGCCGCTTCGTCGCCGCCTACGGTGACGGCGAGAGCTTCGTCGACGGGGTCGAGAACGGGGTCCAGAGCTACTACGGCACGCTGGCGTGGGACGTGACGCCCGACACCGAGCTGACGTTTTCGCTGAGCCACATGGAGCGCGACATCGCGCCCTTCAACGGGCTGCCGGCCTATGCCGACAACGACCTGATCTGGACCGATGTCGATGCGACCACCGCGCCCGACTGGAACGACTTCGACAATGAAACCACCGACGCGGTGCTGGCCGCCGAGCATTTCCTTGCGGGCGGCGGCCGGGTGAAGTTCTCGATGCGCCGGTCGTGGCAGGATGCCGACATGCTCTACGGCTACTCGGGCTCCTCGGCTGATGCGGACAACACGATCTCGTCGCTGTCGTGGCTGGCGCGCGAGTTCGATCAGGACAGCCTCGCGCTCGACCTGCACGCCGAGCTGCCGTTCGCCCTGGGTGGCTGGGACGCCACCGCCATCGTCGGTGCCGACTGGCAGAAGGTCGAAAGCACCATGTCGGGCGCGCGTGGCTCGATCTCCGGCAGCTGGGACCTCGACGACTGGAACGCAGGCGCCATCGCAAAGCCCGCCTACAGCTACAGCAGTCGCACCGAGACCGAGACCACCTCGACCGGCCTTTACAGCCAGGTTCGTGTGAAGCCGATCGACGCGCTGACGCTGATCGGCGGGGCCCGGCTGAGCTGGTACGATGGCACCGTGGACACGACCAACCTGTCGACCGGGGCAGTGTCCTCGGAGAGCTACGACGTCGAGGCCAAGGTGACGCCCTTCGCCGGTTTCACCTACGACGTGACCCCCGAGGCCACGGTCTACGGCAGCTATTCCGAGATCTTCATCCCTCAGTCCGAGGTGGACAGCGGCGGCGACCTGCTGGACCCGATCGAGGGGCGGCAGTACGAGCTCGGCGTGAAGGCCCGGCTGGCCTATGGTCTGGACGTGTCCGCGGCGCTCTTCGACCTGCGCGAGGTCAATCGCCCGCTGCAGATCGTCGGCGAGAACTACTACGAGGCGGAAGAAGAGGTCTCTTCTCGCGGGATCGAGCTGGAGGCCGCGGGCGAGGTGATGCCCGGTCTGCACCTCGCGGCGGGCTACACCTACACCGACACCGAGTATCTCAACGGCGCCAACGAGGGCGACGCCTTCTCGACCTACACGCCCGAGCACATGTTCAAGCTCACCGGCAGCTACGACTTCACCGAGGGCGCGCTCGAGGGCTGGAGCTTCGGCGGACGGGTGACGCGGATGTCGGAGTTCTCCTCGCGCGGGGTCGAGGCTCCGGCCTACACCACGGTCGATCTCATGGCGTCGAAGAGCTGGGACAACGGGCTGGTGATGCGCGCCGGTGTCGATAACGTGTTCGACGAGGAATATTATTCCCGCGTCGGCAGCGCGACGGTGTTCAACTTCCGCGGCGAGCCGCGCACCTTCAACGTCTCGCTCACCAAGTCGTTCTGA
- a CDS encoding YbaN family protein has protein sequence MPRTVATSPTKPAEGTGRLRLVWIAFGWAALGLGVVGIVLPLLPTTPLVLLAAACFGRGSPRLRTWLIEHPRLGPSIHDWERHRAIPRRAKRAAIIAMAGCIALSIGLGLSTLAISIQAVCLSGAALFILTRPEPPTRNRS, from the coding sequence ATGCCACGCACGGTCGCCACATCTCCGACCAAGCCCGCCGAGGGCACGGGCCGTCTCCGGCTCGTCTGGATCGCTTTCGGCTGGGCTGCGCTCGGGCTCGGCGTGGTGGGCATCGTGCTGCCGCTGCTGCCAACCACGCCGCTCGTGCTGCTTGCCGCCGCCTGTTTCGGGCGGGGCAGCCCGCGACTGCGGACCTGGCTGATCGAGCACCCAAGGCTGGGTCCGTCGATCCATGACTGGGAACGGCATCGCGCCATTCCGCGCCGGGCCAAGCGCGCCGCGATCATCGCCATGGCGGGCTGCATCGCACTGTCGATCGGGCTGGGGCTCTCGACGCTCGCCATCTCGATCCAGGCGGTCTGCCTGTCGGGCGCGGCGCTCTTCATCCTGACCCGGCCCGAACCGCCGACGCGCAACCGCTCCTGA
- the nqrF gene encoding NADH:ubiquinone reductase (Na(+)-transporting) subunit F translates to MLTFSLGVVLFTLIVLALVTIIIAARSKLVSSGNVNITINDEKTISVPAGGKLLQTLAAQKLFVPSACGGGGTCAQCRVRIFEGGGSILPTEESHITKREAACGDRLSCQVAVKQDMKIEVPEEVFGVKKWECTVRSNENVATFIKNLVLELPEGEDVNFRAGGYIQIEAPAHKLSYKDFDIEEEYRPDWDKFNLWQYESTVDEPIERAYSMANYPDEKGLIMLNVRVASPPPGTTGIPPGQMSSYIFNLKPGDKVTISGPFGEFFARDTNKEMVFIGGGAGMAPMRSHIFDQLKRLENRDRKITFWYGARSKREMFFVEDFDQLAEEFPNFEWHVALSDALPEDDWKGYTGFIHNVLYEEYLKDHPNPEDCEFYMCGPPIMNQSVINMLLDLGVDREDIMLDDFGG, encoded by the coding sequence ATGCTAACGTTCAGCCTTGGCGTCGTCCTTTTCACCCTGATCGTGCTGGCGCTGGTGACCATCATCATCGCCGCCCGGTCCAAGCTGGTGTCCTCGGGCAACGTCAACATCACCATCAACGACGAAAAGACCATCTCGGTCCCGGCGGGCGGCAAGCTGCTGCAGACGCTGGCGGCACAGAAGCTCTTCGTGCCCTCCGCCTGCGGCGGCGGCGGCACCTGCGCACAATGCCGGGTGCGCATCTTCGAGGGAGGCGGGTCGATCCTGCCCACCGAGGAGAGCCACATCACCAAGCGCGAAGCCGCCTGCGGCGACCGCCTGTCCTGCCAGGTTGCGGTCAAGCAGGACATGAAGATCGAGGTCCCCGAAGAGGTCTTCGGCGTCAAGAAGTGGGAATGCACCGTGCGTTCCAACGAGAACGTCGCGACCTTCATCAAGAACCTCGTGCTGGAGCTGCCCGAGGGCGAGGACGTGAACTTCCGCGCCGGTGGCTACATCCAGATCGAGGCGCCCGCGCACAAGCTGTCCTACAAGGACTTCGACATCGAGGAAGAATACCGCCCGGATTGGGACAAGTTCAATCTGTGGCAGTACGAGTCCACCGTCGACGAGCCGATCGAGCGCGCCTATTCCATGGCGAACTACCCCGACGAAAAGGGGCTCATCATGCTCAACGTCCGCGTCGCCTCGCCGCCGCCGGGCACCACCGGCATCCCGCCGGGGCAGATGTCGTCCTACATCTTCAACCTCAAGCCCGGCGACAAGGTCACCATTTCCGGCCCGTTCGGCGAATTCTTCGCCCGCGACACGAACAAGGAAATGGTTTTCATCGGCGGCGGTGCCGGCATGGCACCGATGCGCTCGCACATCTTCGACCAGCTCAAGCGCCTCGAGAACCGCGACCGCAAGATCACCTTCTGGTACGGCGCCCGCTCGAAGCGCGAGATGTTCTTCGTCGAGGATTTCGACCAGCTGGCCGAGGAATTCCCGAACTTCGAATGGCACGTCGCGCTGTCCGACGCCCTGCCCGAGGACGACTGGAAGGGCTACACCGGCTTCATCCACAACGTGCTCTACGAGGAATACCTCAAGGATCACCCGAACCCCGAGGACTGCGAGTTCTACATGTGCGGTCCGCCGATCATGAACCAGTCGGTCATCAACATGCTGCTCGATCTCGGCGTCGACCGGGAAGACATCATGCTTGACGACTTCGGCGGCTGA
- the nqrE gene encoding NADH:ubiquinone reductase (Na(+)-transporting) subunit E has product MEGLVSLAVKAVFVENLALSFFLGMCTFLAVSKKIATAIGLGISVMVVQAITVPANNLILNYFLAPGALAWAGFPDVDLTFLGLISYIGVIAALVQILEMVLDKYFPPLYNALGVYLPLITVNCAILGGSLFMVERAYDFPEAMTYGLSSGFGWALAITAMAGVREKLKYSDIPDGLQGLGITFITAGLMAMAFMSFSGVKL; this is encoded by the coding sequence ATGGAAGGGCTCGTTTCCCTCGCCGTAAAGGCGGTTTTCGTCGAGAACCTCGCGCTGTCGTTCTTCCTCGGCATGTGCACCTTCCTGGCCGTGTCGAAGAAGATCGCCACCGCGATCGGGCTCGGCATCTCGGTGATGGTCGTGCAGGCGATCACGGTGCCGGCGAACAACCTCATCCTGAACTACTTTCTTGCCCCCGGCGCGCTGGCCTGGGCCGGCTTCCCGGACGTGGACCTGACCTTCCTCGGCCTGATCTCTTATATCGGGGTGATCGCCGCGCTGGTGCAGATCCTCGAGATGGTGCTCGATAAGTATTTCCCGCCGCTCTACAACGCGCTGGGTGTCTACCTGCCGCTCATCACGGTGAACTGCGCCATCCTCGGTGGCTCGCTGTTCATGGTCGAACGCGCCTACGACTTCCCCGAGGCAATGACCTACGGCCTGTCCTCGGGCTTCGGCTGGGCGCTGGCGATCACCGCCATGGCCGGCGTGCGCGAGAAGCTGAAGTACTCCGACATCCCCGACGGGCTGCAGGGTCTCGGCATCACCTTCATCACCGCGGGTCTGATGGCGATGGCCTTCATGTCCTTCAGCGGCGTGAAACTCTGA
- a CDS encoding NADH:ubiquinone reductase (Na(+)-transporting) subunit D: MAHKRQSQLVDPLIDNNPITLQVLGICSALAVTSSLKVAFVMAIAVTLVTGFSSMFISALRNQIPGSIRIIVQMVIIASLVIVVDQLLKAFAYEISKTLSVFVGLIITNCIVMGRAEAFAMKNPPVDSFIDGVGNGLGYGLILMTVGVIRELLGSGSLFGITILPTVNNGGWYVPNGLLLLPPSAFFVIGLLIWAVRTWKPAQNEEREYKIQTVEAH, from the coding sequence ATGGCCCACAAACGCCAATCGCAACTTGTCGATCCGCTGATCGACAACAACCCGATCACGCTGCAGGTGCTGGGCATCTGCTCGGCGCTCGCGGTGACCTCGTCGCTCAAGGTGGCCTTCGTCATGGCCATCGCGGTGACGCTGGTGACGGGCTTCTCGTCGATGTTCATCTCGGCGCTGCGCAACCAGATCCCCGGCTCGATCCGGATCATCGTGCAGATGGTCATCATCGCGAGCCTCGTCATCGTGGTCGACCAGCTGCTCAAGGCCTTCGCCTACGAGATCTCCAAGACGCTGTCGGTCTTCGTCGGCCTGATCATCACGAACTGCATCGTGATGGGCCGTGCCGAGGCCTTCGCCATGAAGAACCCGCCGGTGGACAGCTTCATCGATGGCGTCGGCAACGGGCTCGGCTACGGGCTCATCCTGATGACCGTGGGCGTCATCCGCGAGCTTCTGGGCTCGGGGTCGCTCTTCGGCATCACCATCCTGCCGACGGTCAACAACGGCGGCTGGTACGTGCCCAACGGTCTGCTGCTGCTGCCGCCCTCGGCCTTCTTCGTGATCGGCCTGCTGATCTGGGCGGTCCGCACCTGGAAGCCGGCGCAGAACGAAGAGCGTGAATACAAGATCCAGACGGTGGAGGCACACTGA
- a CDS encoding Na(+)-translocating NADH-quinone reductase subunit C — MPETTQNKGLLRRFLDTPPDNVGKTVFVAVALCLVASMIVSAAAVALRPIQEANSQRDKRMNILEVAGVYDPNVPVAEAFEAFEPHVLDLSSGEFTEDYDIETFDELATSSDPAIVRALDEDPAGLGGQQQYFQMIYILRDDAGEIDKVVLPIEGYGLWSTLYGFIALEENGNDIFGLQFYQQGETPGLGAEVDNPRWKALWNGKKLRDEDGVLQITVAKQPPAAGREYYIDALAGATLTSRGVDNLVRFWMGEQGYEPFLERLKAGEI; from the coding sequence ATGCCTGAGACCACCCAGAACAAGGGACTTCTCCGTCGCTTCCTCGACACGCCGCCGGACAACGTCGGCAAGACCGTCTTCGTGGCCGTGGCGCTCTGCCTCGTCGCCTCGATGATCGTGTCGGCCGCGGCCGTGGCGCTGCGCCCCATCCAGGAAGCGAACAGCCAACGCGACAAGCGCATGAACATCCTCGAGGTCGCCGGCGTCTACGATCCGAACGTGCCGGTCGCCGAGGCCTTCGAGGCCTTCGAGCCGCATGTGCTCGACCTGTCGAGCGGCGAGTTCACCGAGGACTACGATATCGAGACCTTCGACGAGCTCGCCACCTCGAGCGACCCGGCCATCGTGCGGGCCCTCGACGAGGACCCGGCGGGGCTCGGCGGTCAGCAGCAGTATTTCCAGATGATCTACATCCTGCGCGACGACGCCGGAGAGATCGACAAGGTGGTGCTGCCGATCGAGGGCTACGGCCTGTGGTCGACGCTCTACGGCTTCATCGCGCTGGAAGAGAACGGCAACGACATCTTCGGCCTGCAGTTCTACCAGCAGGGCGAGACCCCCGGCCTTGGCGCCGAGGTCGACAACCCCCGCTGGAAGGCGCTCTGGAACGGCAAGAAGCTGCGCGACGAAGACGGCGTGCTGCAGATCACCGTGGCCAAGCAGCCCCCCGCGGCGGGGCGTGAGTATTACATCGACGCGCTGGCCGGGGCGACCCTGACCTCGCGCGGTGTCGACAACCTTGTCCGCTTCTGGATGGGCGAGCAGGGCTACGAGCCCTTCCTCGAGCGGCTTAAGGCAGGAGAGATCTGA
- a CDS encoding NADH:ubiquinone reductase (Na(+)-transporting) subunit B translates to MGLRNFFDRIEPHFTKGGRYEKYFAIYEMVESFIYTPKTVTTVAPHARSYIDMKRIMTYVVIATIPCILFGLYNTGLQTNQAIAEYGASGWRAAIIDALGIGFNPANPLANILHGLMYFLPIYIITLIAGGIFEVIFAVVRGHEVNEGFLVTSMLYALIMPATAPLWQVALGIIFGVVIGKEVFGGTGKNFLNPALVGRAFLYFAYPAQMSGDSVWVPVDGYSGATALAVGASDGYTALPQHGITWLEAFIGTIQGSIGETSTLAALVGLAFLLVTRIANWRLIVGCLLGMIGFSTLLNLIGSDSNPMFAMPWYWHLVVGGYAFGLAFMVTEPVSASHTNAGRYIYGALIGFMVVMIRVINPAFPEGMMLAILFGNVFAPLIDYFVVQANIKRRAKRNA, encoded by the coding sequence TTGGGTCTGCGCAATTTCTTTGATCGGATCGAGCCGCATTTCACCAAGGGCGGCCGGTACGAGAAATACTTCGCCATCTACGAGATGGTGGAAAGCTTCATCTATACCCCCAAGACGGTCACGACCGTCGCGCCCCATGCCCGCTCCTACATCGACATGAAGCGGATCATGACCTACGTGGTCATCGCGACGATCCCCTGCATCCTCTTCGGGCTCTACAACACCGGGCTTCAGACCAACCAGGCGATCGCCGAATACGGCGCCTCGGGCTGGCGCGCGGCGATCATCGACGCGCTTGGCATCGGCTTCAACCCGGCGAACCCGCTGGCCAACATCCTGCACGGGCTGATGTATTTCCTGCCGATCTACATCATCACGCTGATCGCCGGCGGCATCTTCGAGGTGATCTTCGCCGTCGTGCGCGGCCACGAGGTCAACGAGGGCTTTCTCGTGACCTCGATGCTCTACGCGCTGATCATGCCGGCCACCGCGCCGCTCTGGCAGGTCGCGCTCGGCATCATCTTCGGCGTGGTCATCGGCAAGGAAGTGTTCGGCGGCACCGGCAAGAACTTCCTGAATCCCGCACTGGTAGGCCGGGCGTTCCTGTATTTCGCCTATCCCGCGCAGATGTCGGGCGACAGCGTCTGGGTCCCGGTCGACGGCTACTCGGGCGCAACCGCGCTCGCGGTGGGTGCCAGCGACGGCTACACCGCCCTGCCCCAGCACGGCATCACCTGGCTCGAGGCCTTCATCGGCACGATCCAGGGCTCCATCGGCGAGACCTCGACCCTCGCGGCGCTGGTCGGGCTCGCGTTCCTGCTGGTCACCAGGATCGCCAACTGGCGGCTGATCGTCGGCTGCCTGCTTGGCATGATCGGCTTTTCGACGCTGCTGAACCTGATCGGCTCGGACAGCAACCCGATGTTCGCGATGCCCTGGTACTGGCACCTTGTCGTGGGCGGCTATGCCTTCGGTCTCGCGTTCATGGTGACCGAGCCCGTCTCGGCGAGCCACACCAACGCCGGCCGCTACATCTACGGCGCGCTCATCGGCTTCATGGTGGTGATGATCCGCGTCATCAACCCGGCCTTCCCGGAAGGCATGATGCTCGCCATCCTGTTCGGCAACGTCTTTGCGCCGCTGATCGACTACTTCGTCGTTCAGGCCAACATCAAGCGGAGGGCCAAGCGCAATGCCTGA
- a CDS encoding Na(+)-translocating NADH-quinone reductase subunit A — protein MQRFTLRKGLDVPVLGAPDGGIEDAPAVRTVAILGEDYIGLKPRLSVQEGDAVGAGAPILTHKDNPQVQITAPVSGRIKAINRGARRRLISVEIEIDPQAAEPVDFSGLGDPHTAEGITERLCAAGLWTSFRTRPYSKVPDPETRPAAIYVTAMDSEPLSGDAAEIIAQDSKAFYHGLQAITHLTDGHTYLCQDADSEVPGAGISGVYVAGFSGPHPAGLAGTHMHFLEPPSTEKTVWTIGYHDVIAIGKLLDTGRLDSSRIIALSGPLCRRPRLVRTVAGASMTDLCADDLNTKQPVRVISGSILSGRMGDGPSAYLGRYARQITLIKEDREQIPMGWIRPMPSKYAVQPVLGSAFTRKLYALTSNLNGGRRAMVPIGTFERLMPQDFLPTQLLRALLVMDTDQAQALGALELDEEDLGLVGFACPAKYEYGIALRDSLTKIEKEG, from the coding sequence GTGCAGCGATTTACCTTAAGAAAAGGTCTCGATGTTCCGGTGCTGGGGGCACCCGACGGCGGGATCGAAGACGCCCCGGCCGTCCGGACCGTCGCCATTCTGGGTGAGGACTACATCGGGCTGAAGCCGCGCCTTTCCGTGCAGGAGGGCGATGCTGTCGGAGCCGGCGCGCCGATTCTCACGCACAAGGACAACCCGCAGGTGCAGATCACCGCCCCGGTCTCCGGACGGATCAAGGCGATCAACCGCGGTGCCCGGCGACGGCTCATCAGTGTCGAGATCGAGATCGACCCGCAGGCCGCCGAGCCGGTGGATTTCTCGGGCTTGGGCGACCCGCACACCGCCGAGGGCATCACCGAGCGGCTCTGCGCGGCGGGTCTCTGGACCTCGTTCCGCACGCGCCCCTATTCCAAGGTGCCGGACCCGGAAACGCGCCCCGCCGCGATCTACGTGACCGCCATGGACAGCGAGCCGCTCAGCGGTGATGCCGCCGAGATTATCGCGCAGGATTCCAAGGCCTTCTACCACGGCCTTCAAGCGATCACGCATCTGACGGATGGCCACACATACCTGTGTCAGGACGCCGATTCCGAGGTGCCCGGCGCGGGGATCTCGGGTGTCTACGTGGCGGGCTTCTCGGGGCCGCACCCGGCGGGCCTTGCCGGTACGCACATGCACTTCCTCGAGCCGCCCTCCACCGAGAAGACGGTCTGGACGATCGGCTACCACGACGTGATCGCGATCGGGAAACTGCTCGACACCGGGCGCCTCGACTCGTCGCGGATCATCGCGCTTTCGGGGCCGCTCTGCCGCCGGCCGCGGCTGGTGCGCACCGTCGCCGGCGCCTCGATGACCGATCTCTGCGCCGACGACCTGAACACCAAGCAGCCGGTACGCGTGATCTCGGGCTCGATCCTGTCGGGCCGCATGGGCGACGGTCCCAGCGCCTACCTCGGGCGCTACGCGCGGCAGATCACGCTGATCAAGGAAGACCGCGAGCAGATCCCGATGGGCTGGATCCGTCCGATGCCGTCGAAATACGCGGTTCAGCCGGTGCTGGGCTCGGCCTTCACCCGCAAGCTCTACGCACTGACGTCGAACCTCAACGGCGGCCGCCGCGCCATGGTGCCGATCGGCACGTTCGAGCGCCTGATGCCGCAGGATTTCCTGCCGACGCAGCTTCTGCGGGCCTTGCTGGTGATGGACACCGACCAGGCGCAGGCGCTCGGCGCGCTGGAGCTCGACGAAGAGGACCTCGGCCTCGTGGGCTTCGCCTGCCCGGCGAAATACGAATACGGCATCGCCCTGCGCGACAGCCTCACCAAGATCGAAAAGGAGGGGTAG
- a CDS encoding FAD:protein FMN transferase, which yields MPLALAACKKGWSVLELSGLTMGTGYSVIAVDHTKSVDKVELQAAIDASLAKVNAQMSNWDDASEISRFNASRAAAPVAVSPELAQVMKAAQEVNEGSDRRFDVTVGPLIDLWGFGARGTRADTPGDTEIADALACCGQHEIMRVGDGALQKARPEAEVYLSAIGKGFGVDEMARTLARFGVTDYMVEIGGDLYTAGLNPDGRPWQIGIETPQAFDRGVQEIVGVSNLGVATSGDYRNFFDADGQRYSHIIDATTGRPVTHQTASVTVLTENAMLADAWATALLVLGRERGLEIANDRDMAVLFIERGPNAGDKGTVTTASERYKTLQA from the coding sequence ATGCCGCTCGCGCTTGCCGCATGCAAGAAGGGCTGGTCCGTGCTGGAGCTCTCGGGGCTGACCATGGGCACCGGCTATTCCGTGATTGCCGTCGACCATACCAAGTCGGTCGACAAGGTCGAGCTTCAGGCCGCCATCGACGCGAGCCTTGCAAAGGTCAACGCGCAGATGTCGAACTGGGACGACGCGTCGGAAATCTCGCGCTTCAACGCCTCGCGCGCCGCGGCCCCCGTGGCCGTCTCGCCGGAGCTTGCGCAGGTGATGAAGGCCGCGCAGGAAGTGAACGAGGGCAGTGATCGCCGTTTCGACGTCACCGTCGGCCCGCTGATCGACCTCTGGGGCTTCGGCGCGCGCGGCACACGTGCCGACACGCCGGGCGACACGGAAATCGCCGACGCGCTGGCCTGCTGCGGCCAGCACGAGATCATGCGCGTGGGCGACGGCGCCCTGCAGAAGGCCCGCCCCGAGGCCGAGGTTTACCTGTCGGCCATCGGCAAGGGCTTCGGCGTCGACGAGATGGCGCGCACCCTCGCGCGCTTCGGCGTGACCGATTACATGGTCGAGATCGGCGGCGACCTCTACACCGCTGGCCTCAACCCCGACGGCCGCCCCTGGCAGATCGGCATCGAGACGCCGCAGGCCTTCGACCGTGGCGTGCAGGAGATCGTCGGCGTGTCGAACCTCGGCGTGGCGACCTCGGGCGATTACCGCAACTTCTTCGACGCGGATGGCCAGCGCTACTCGCACATCATCGACGCGACCACCGGCCGTCCGGTCACGCACCAGACCGCCTCGGTCACCGTGCTGACCGAGAACGCCATGCTCGCCGACGCCTGGGCCACCGCGTTGCTGGTGCTCGGCCGCGAGCGCGGGCTCGAGATCGCAAATGATCGTGACATGGCCGTGCTCTTCATTGAACGCGGCCCCAACGCGGGCGACAAGGGCACCGTGACCACCGCCAGCGAGCGCTACAAGACGCTGCAGGCCTGA
- the nqrM gene encoding (Na+)-NQR maturation NqrM: protein MSTFLLAFGLLMIVMLGMALGVIFNGRTIKGSCGGLNAIADADHCVVCKKEIDPDSPLRDRLSCPRARRMVEDMEREAAS, encoded by the coding sequence ATGTCGACCTTCCTTCTCGCCTTCGGGCTCCTGATGATCGTGATGCTGGGCATGGCGCTCGGCGTCATCTTCAACGGACGCACCATCAAGGGCAGCTGCGGCGGGCTGAACGCCATTGCCGACGCCGATCACTGCGTGGTCTGCAAGAAGGAAATCGACCCGGACAGCCCGCTGCGCGACAGGCTCAGCTGCCCCCGCGCGCGGCGCATGGTCGAGGACATGGAGCGCGAAGCGGCCTCCTGA